The following are encoded in a window of Vigna unguiculata cultivar IT97K-499-35 chromosome 8, ASM411807v1, whole genome shotgun sequence genomic DNA:
- the LOC114195317 gene encoding protein Rf1, mitochondrial-like — protein MTLAVRALRALRKSRRGMPHFFPNPHRSCFIKHAHSDSNPLLLKLLQVPTSHIKTTLDKEMPYLQSSHLSWDFLVISLSPSSSDKARLVLEWILDKMLKENAKDCEIFCKLIFLCGKVKDVLLGMRVFSCMEAVGVKPNSMVFNSLISVCLSSYNVVTALSLFEIMESSESYKPDFHTYNMFISAFSKSGNVDAMLAWYSAKKAAAGFGPDLQMFESLISGCVNSRRFEIADAIFEEMITCGIVPSASILESMLNGICKQKRLDRAEEFFKFAIDSGWEVNENMADQLVALYHQQGKVEEMEALLETITKPCVITTSVLARFHCGIVKIYAMLDRLDDVEFAVGRMVKQGLSFTSADDVEKVICSYFRREAYDRLDVFLECLKSGYVLNKSTYDLLISGYKRAHLLEKVDRMMNDLKSAGLA, from the exons atgACGTTAGCAGTTAGGGCTTTACGGGCATTGAGAAAGAGCCGCAGAGGAATGCCTCACTTCTTCCCAAATCCTCACCGTTCCTGTTTCATCAAACATGCACATTCAGATTCAAATCCCCTACTCCTCAAATTGCTTCAGGTTCCCACCTCACACATCAAAACGACGCTGGATAAGGAAATGCCTTATCTTCAAAGCTCACACCTTTCCTGGGATTTCCTTGTTATCTCTCTCTCCCCTTCTTCTTCTGACAAAGCTCGATTG GTTTTGGAATGGATTTTGGATAAGATGCTGAAAGAAAATGCGAAAGACTGTGAAATCTTCTGTAAACTCATCTTTCTATGTGGAAAGGTGAAGGACGTACTGCTAGGAATGCGTGTGTTTAGTTGTATGGAGGCTGTTGGAGTTAAACCCAATTCCATGGTTTTCAATTCCCTTATAAGTGTCTGTTTGTCATCCTATAATGTTGTCACAGCACTTAGTTTATTTGAGATCATGGAGAGTTCAGAGAGCTATAAACCTGATTTTCATACttataatatgtttatttcAGCATTTTCGAAGTCAGGGAATGTTGATGCCATGTTAGCTTGGTACTCAGCAAAGAAGGCTGCTGCTGGATTTGGTCCCGATCTTCAAATGTTTGAATCCCTTATATCAGGCTGTGTTAATTCTAGAAGATTTGAGATTGCTGATGCAATTTTTGAGGAAATGATTACTTGTGGAATTGTACCTAGTGCATCTATTCTGGAAAGTATGCTTAATGGGATTTGCAAGCAGAAGAGATTGGATCGAGCAGAGGAGTTTTTCAAGTTTGCGATTGATTCTGGATGGGAAGTAAACGAGAACATGGCTGATCAGTTGGTAGCATTGTATCACCAACAAGGGAAAGTGGAAGAGATGGAGGCGCTACTTGAAACTATCACAAAGCCCTGCGTAATTACTACAAGTGTTCTTGCGCGATTTCATTGTGGGATTGTGAAGATTTATGCCATGTTAGATAGGTTGGATGATGTAGAGTTTGCTGTCGGTAGAATGGTTAAACAGGGGTTGTCATTCACAAGTGCAGATGATGTTGAAAAGGTCATCTGTTCATACTTTAGAAGGGAGGCGTATGATAGACTAGACGTATTCTTGGAATGTTTAAAGAGTGGCTATGTGCTTAATAAATCAACTTATGACTTGTTAATATCTGGCTATAAAAGAGCACACTTACTTGAAAAAGTAGATCGAATGATGAACGACCTGAAATCAGCTGGTTTAGCATGA